The following coding sequences are from one Arcobacter nitrofigilis DSM 7299 window:
- a CDS encoding efflux RND transporter permease subunit, which yields MIKYIIEFALRKPMLNHLLLLFLLILSIFAYNNIPKEIFPPSALDAVVINGSYPGASSDLLDKMAVEDIEDELSSVKEAADVTSTIKNGYFSITVKLKKGFKAQNVIGDIKDIITKVKTNFPTDMDEPTVKEKVNAIPLITVVVYGEKTKPQLLEIAKDLKSTFSKMGDLSDISIWGDSDKELLVEFDEKKILAYGLNLQEVLTAVENLSSIFPAGIIKDSSRHYYLSTFNGEKDINNIKNTILKISNQKIYLKDIAKIKYELADVNTISHFNGSRDVSIGINKGETGDAVELVHQIKEKLKEYKKKYPELNFATHTDTSVWIKNRLNTVFSNIFFGLCLLFLALFFFINARIAIVIAIGIPTSFMIGLISAEAMGYSLNMLSLLGALIALGMLVDEAIVVGENIYRHMEMGKDRLQAAIDGSVEVYPAVLTATATTIFAFLPILLMTGEIGKFMKILPIMITILLISSLLEAFFFLPLHAKQILRVNKQEQKADKIWDWNKKFYKKILSFLLKKKYTSLIIMVLTIVTLTIFIVMSSKFKFLSDFDSTQVYISGSVGVGKKIEQTEAIVKKIEDKILKNYDFANNLQSVSSVIGLKLDGKNQPETEEFYFQIFVNLNERAPQNFFDKFINPYLSPKYDATNMIREKSSQTIEKELQKLLEPEIKSGKFEDLKVFTPKAGIVKNDLELSISGNEKEVRTAVTNIKKALNNIDGVSNVADDFMMGNIELKFKVNAYGQDLGISENYIISSVRPFYFKGTYSKMFDKKGIVDVVFQSKNKDYIKSLNDFEIIVPNTNEKVFLKDVVDIVRKNAYSQIFKENGERIVSVTGSISGKMTSTEVFDKLNPILDKYRSKVSIDIKGEQKENKKVQKEMGEAAIIAIILIFIALVWMFDSVLKSLIILSTIPLSILGVFIGHFVLGLNITMASLIGMVGLAGVIVNDGIIMMDFIKKAKTLDELLELALLRLRPILLTSITTILGLFTLMFFASGQALILQPMAVSLGFGVLWATVLNLYYVPMLYRIVYLRKL from the coding sequence GTGATTAAATATATAATAGAATTCGCTCTTAGAAAGCCGATGTTAAATCATCTGCTTTTACTATTTTTATTGATATTATCAATCTTTGCGTATAACAATATCCCAAAAGAGATATTTCCTCCATCGGCTCTTGATGCTGTTGTTATAAATGGTTCTTATCCAGGAGCTAGTTCAGATTTACTTGATAAAATGGCTGTAGAGGATATTGAAGATGAATTATCTTCTGTAAAAGAAGCCGCTGATGTTACTTCAACAATAAAAAATGGATATTTTTCAATTACAGTTAAATTAAAAAAAGGTTTTAAAGCACAAAATGTAATAGGTGATATCAAAGATATTATTACAAAAGTAAAAACAAACTTTCCAACAGATATGGATGAACCAACGGTAAAAGAAAAAGTTAATGCAATACCTCTTATTACAGTTGTAGTTTACGGGGAAAAAACTAAACCCCAACTTTTAGAAATAGCAAAAGATTTAAAATCAACATTTTCAAAAATGGGTGATTTAAGTGATATTTCTATTTGGGGAGATAGTGATAAAGAGTTACTTGTAGAGTTTGATGAAAAGAAAATCTTAGCTTATGGACTTAATTTACAAGAAGTACTAACAGCAGTTGAAAATTTAAGTTCTATTTTCCCAGCAGGTATTATAAAAGATAGTTCTAGACACTATTATTTGAGTACTTTTAATGGTGAAAAAGATATTAATAATATCAAAAATACGATTTTGAAAATATCAAATCAAAAAATTTATTTAAAAGATATTGCAAAAATCAAATATGAATTAGCAGATGTTAATACTATCTCCCACTTTAATGGTAGTAGAGATGTTTCTATTGGTATAAATAAGGGAGAGACTGGTGATGCAGTTGAACTCGTTCATCAAATAAAAGAGAAGCTAAAAGAGTACAAAAAAAAGTATCCAGAACTTAATTTTGCAACGCATACTGATACTTCTGTTTGGATAAAAAATAGGCTAAATACTGTTTTTTCAAATATCTTTTTTGGACTGTGTTTACTTTTTTTAGCCTTATTTTTCTTTATAAATGCAAGAATTGCAATAGTAATAGCTATTGGGATTCCAACTTCATTTATGATAGGACTTATTAGTGCTGAGGCTATGGGTTATAGTTTAAATATGCTTTCTTTATTGGGTGCATTGATTGCTCTTGGAATGCTTGTAGATGAAGCTATAGTTGTAGGTGAAAATATATATCGACATATGGAAATGGGAAAGGATAGATTACAAGCTGCTATTGATGGTTCTGTTGAAGTTTATCCAGCTGTATTAACTGCAACTGCAACAACAATATTCGCCTTTTTGCCAATTTTACTTATGACAGGAGAAATAGGAAAGTTTATGAAAATACTTCCTATTATGATTACTATTCTTCTTATTTCATCTTTGCTTGAAGCCTTTTTCTTTTTGCCCTTACATGCAAAACAGATTTTAAGAGTAAATAAACAAGAGCAAAAAGCAGATAAAATATGGGATTGGAATAAAAAATTTTATAAAAAGATTTTAAGCTTTTTACTAAAGAAAAAATATACATCTCTTATTATTATGGTTTTAACAATTGTTACTTTAACAATTTTTATTGTTATGAGCTCAAAATTTAAATTTTTGTCTGATTTTGACTCCACACAAGTGTATATAAGTGGATCAGTTGGTGTTGGTAAGAAAATAGAACAAACAGAAGCAATTGTAAAAAAAATTGAAGATAAGATTTTAAAGAATTATGATTTTGCCAATAATTTGCAATCTGTATCTTCTGTAATTGGTTTAAAACTTGATGGTAAAAATCAACCAGAGACTGAAGAATTTTATTTTCAAATATTTGTTAATCTAAATGAAAGAGCACCTCAAAATTTCTTTGATAAATTTATAAATCCATATCTTTCACCTAAATATGATGCTACAAATATGATAAGGGAAAAATCATCACAAACAATAGAAAAAGAGTTACAAAAACTTTTAGAACCAGAGATAAAATCTGGTAAATTTGAAGATTTAAAAGTATTTACACCAAAAGCTGGAATAGTTAAAAATGATTTAGAATTATCAATAAGTGGTAATGAAAAAGAGGTAAGAACTGCTGTTACAAATATCAAAAAAGCTTTGAATAATATAGATGGGGTATCAAATGTAGCTGATGATTTTATGATGGGAAATATTGAGCTTAAGTTTAAAGTTAATGCCTATGGTCAAGATTTAGGAATAAGTGAAAATTACATTATCTCCTCAGTTAGACCTTTTTATTTTAAAGGTACATATTCAAAAATGTTTGATAAAAAGGGTATAGTTGATGTTGTTTTTCAAAGTAAAAATAAAGATTATATAAAAAGTTTAAATGATTTTGAGATAATTGTACCTAATACAAATGAAAAAGTATTTTTAAAAGATGTGGTTGATATTGTTAGAAAAAATGCTTATTCACAAATTTTTAAAGAAAATGGAGAGAGAATAGTATCTGTAACAGGTTCTATTAGTGGAAAAATGACTTCAACAGAAGTATTTGATAAGTTAAATCCAATTTTAGATAAATACAGATCAAAAGTTAGCATTGATATAAAAGGTGAGCAAAAAGAGAATAAAAAAGTACAAAAAGAGATGGGTGAAGCAGCTATAATAGCTATTATACTTATCTTTATTGCTCTTGTATGGATGTTTGATTCTGTACTTAAATCACTTATAATCCTTTCTACTATTCCTTTATCTATTTTAGGTGTTTTTATTGGACATTTTGTTCTTGGTTTAAATATCACAATGGCAAGTTTGATTGGTATGGTTGGACTAGCAGGAGTTATTGTTAATGATGGAATAATTATGATGGATTTTATTAAAAAAGCAAAAACTTTAGATGAGCTTTTAGAGCTTGCACTTTTGAGGTTAAGACCTATTTTACTAACGTCTATTACAACTATTTTAGGTTTGTTTACTTTGATGTTTTTTGCTTCTGGACAAGCTCTTATTTTACAGCCAATGGCTGTATCTTTAGGTTTTGGGGTATTGTGGGCTACGGTTTTAAATCTATATTATGTACCTATGCTTTATAGAATTGTTTATTTAAGAAAACTGTAA
- the lolA gene encoding LolA-like outer membrane lipoprotein chaperone: protein MFYKAIFVVMFVLSVFLEASTLNNIKSFDADFEQKIINPSKKEILYSGHLYLKDPYYILWQYKKPIIKSVYIVNDFAIIDEPELEQAILTKLKNEIDIFNLIKNAKEVSKNRFVANIYDVKYNLFTKDNKINKIEYKDALENNVTITFSNVKQNTDIDDGLFKFLPPENYDIIRK from the coding sequence ATGTTTTATAAAGCGATTTTTGTTGTAATGTTTGTATTATCTGTATTTTTAGAAGCATCTACTTTGAATAATATTAAGTCTTTTGATGCAGATTTTGAACAAAAAATTATAAATCCATCAAAAAAAGAAATTTTATATAGTGGACACTTATATTTAAAAGATCCTTATTATATTTTGTGGCAATATAAAAAACCTATCATAAAAAGTGTATATATTGTAAATGATTTTGCCATTATTGATGAACCAGAACTAGAACAAGCAATATTAACTAAACTGAAAAATGAAATTGACATTTTCAATCTTATCAAAAATGCAAAAGAAGTATCGAAGAATAGGTTTGTAGCTAATATTTATGATGTAAAATATAATCTTTTTACAAAAGATAATAAGATAAATAAAATTGAATATAAAGATGCTCTTGAAAACAATGTTACAATCACTTTTTCTAATGTAAAACAAAATACAGACATTGATGATGGTTTATTTAAATTTTTGCCACCTGAGAACTATGACATAATAAGAAAGTAA
- a CDS encoding class II aldolase and adducin N-terminal domain-containing protein: MIDQNHVDQLSKLSLTLFRKNFFGIYHGSISTKLDHNTFMINTSDAIFDEMNEKSFCELSMTSQDYRWKLASIEAHIHATIYNNIHEAKYIAFGVPIYTTAYTFEHDEIVLDDFFGKTSFEKIKIFDPGDFSTWYDRNALEITKYLKDTNNHVMVIKGIGAYVYDRDINELVKKVAILENSCRLLSIKSSF; this comes from the coding sequence ATGATCGATCAAAATCATGTAGACCAACTAAGTAAACTATCTTTGACACTTTTTAGAAAAAACTTTTTTGGTATATATCACGGTTCTATTTCTACAAAATTAGATCATAATACATTTATGATAAACACTTCAGATGCAATCTTTGATGAAATGAACGAAAAATCATTTTGTGAATTAAGCATGACAAGTCAAGATTATAGATGGAAACTAGCAAGTATAGAGGCACATATACATGCAACTATATATAATAATATACATGAAGCAAAATATATTGCCTTTGGGGTTCCTATTTATACAACTGCTTATACTTTTGAACATGATGAGATAGTTTTGGATGATTTTTTTGGAAAAACATCTTTTGAAAAAATAAAAATATTTGACCCTGGAGATTTTTCAACTTGGTATGATAGAAATGCACTTGAAATAACAAAATATCTAAAAGATACAAATAATCATGTTATGGTTATAAAAGGAATTGGTGCTTATGTATACGATAGAGATATAAATGAACTAGTAAAAAAAGTTGCAATTCTTGAAAATAGTTGTAGATTATTGAGTATAAAATCTAGTTTTTAA
- a CDS encoding DUF1104 domain-containing protein — translation MKKFLSIFVLLFLLTPLFAVDYSEMSTQELIEIIGFVKKENIAKFEKELKSRVSTMSVKEKNQYIINMKKSKDKR, via the coding sequence ATGAAAAAATTCTTATCTATATTTGTACTTTTATTTTTATTAACACCACTTTTTGCTGTTGATTATTCTGAAATGTCTACTCAAGAATTGATAGAAATTATTGGTTTTGTTAAAAAAGAAAATATAGCAAAATTTGAAAAAGAGTTAAAATCTAGAGTTTCAACTATGAGTGTAAAAGAGAAAAATCAGTACATAATCAATATGAAAAAATCAAAAGATAAAAGATAA
- a CDS encoding response regulator transcription factor: protein MKRKILLLEDDITLNETVVEYLEDNDFEVVSIYDGEEAYTKIYEEKFDLLIFDVNVPTLSGFELLENLRIDNINTPVIFMTSLNSMESFEKGFNLGCDDYIRKPFELKELLIRVESILKRGYFHKNDTKVNIIDDIFFDTSSNLLFKNNEEIKINNKETKLLKLFLQNQDQILSHDQIYEYVWDYGEESSDFSLRTYIKNLRKILGKERIISVKKLGYRFTTE from the coding sequence ATGAAAAGGAAAATTTTACTTTTAGAAGATGATATTACATTAAATGAAACTGTTGTTGAGTATTTAGAGGATAATGATTTTGAAGTAGTGTCAATATATGATGGTGAAGAAGCTTATACAAAAATCTATGAAGAAAAGTTTGATTTACTAATATTTGATGTAAATGTTCCTACTCTAAGTGGTTTTGAACTTTTAGAAAATCTAAGAATTGATAATATAAATACTCCTGTTATATTTATGACTTCATTAAATTCAATGGAATCTTTTGAAAAGGGCTTTAACTTGGGTTGTGATGATTATATTAGAAAGCCTTTTGAACTAAAAGAGTTATTAATAAGAGTTGAATCAATACTAAAAAGAGGATATTTTCATAAAAATGATACAAAAGTAAATATTATAGATGATATATTTTTTGATACAAGTTCTAATTTACTTTTTAAAAACAATGAAGAAATAAAAATAAACAACAAAGAAACAAAACTTTTAAAACTATTTTTACAAAATCAAGACCAAATCTTATCACATGATCAAATTTATGAGTATGTTTGGGATTATGGGGAAGAAAGCAGTGATTTTTCCTTACGAACATACATAAAAAATTTGAGAAAAATATTGGGGAAAGAGAGAATTATAAGTGTTAAAAAGCTTGGATATAGATTTACCACAGAGTGA
- a CDS encoding c-type cytochrome has product MRTLTKILVVSSILSLTSLMANEGETIFKACASCHGANAEKAALGKSQIIKGWDKQKVVDALKGYKAGTYGGAMKGVMKGQVARLDDEKIEAVADYISTLK; this is encoded by the coding sequence ATGAGAACTTTAACAAAAATCTTAGTAGTAAGTTCAATTTTAAGTTTAACATCACTTATGGCAAATGAGGGTGAAACTATTTTTAAAGCTTGTGCTTCTTGCCATGGAGCAAACGCTGAAAAAGCAGCCTTAGGAAAATCACAAATTATAAAAGGTTGGGATAAACAAAAAGTAGTTGATGCTTTAAAAGGTTATAAAGCAGGAACTTATGGTGGAGCAATGAAAGGCGTTATGAAAGGCCAAGTTGCTAGACTTGATGATGAAAAAATTGAAGCAGTTGCTGATTATATTTCAACATTAAAATAA
- a CDS encoding glycine zipper 2TM domain-containing protein gives MKKQSACLILGLTIFSSSLFADGDTFTQRVKVNYSKPVYENIQEVIPNHDSRCYEEYEVRTPKHRTSSYRNENTIGVDTIIGATTGVIIGNQIGRGNGKVAAKIVGGLLGATLANGIRNSDYSHNNRNNTEYYYETKRRNICNNRVIKKSVLKGYENYFKYNGKSYSKFSPYRENYVTVETNINF, from the coding sequence ATGAAAAAACAAAGTGCATGTTTAATTTTAGGATTAACAATCTTTTCTTCATCTCTTTTTGCAGATGGTGACACATTTACCCAAAGGGTAAAAGTAAATTATTCAAAACCAGTTTATGAAAATATTCAAGAAGTAATTCCTAATCATGATTCTCGTTGTTATGAAGAGTACGAGGTTCGAACACCTAAACATAGAACTTCATCTTATAGAAATGAAAATACTATAGGAGTAGATACTATTATTGGTGCTACAACAGGTGTAATTATAGGTAATCAAATAGGAAGAGGAAATGGGAAAGTTGCTGCAAAAATTGTTGGTGGACTTTTAGGTGCAACCCTTGCAAATGGAATAAGAAATAGTGATTATTCACATAATAATAGAAATAATACAGAGTATTACTATGAAACTAAAAGAAGAAATATTTGTAATAATAGAGTGATTAAAAAAAGTGTTTTAAAAGGTTATGAAAATTATTTTAAATATAATGGAAAATCATACTCAAAGTTCTCACCATATCGAGAGAACTACGTAACTGTTGAAACAAATATAAATTTTTAA
- a CDS encoding sensor histidine kinase translates to MTLYSVLCIVILLFISFLYYNFKKDLMLQNKRLILQEYSNDLISRLKDLHINFDKYKFYPRDERFNSAIYDSDRNLIFSTLISPKVKLDEITYTTNNYIHYIKEPESYYLGAKYVLLEIPEDKAWINDVRNKVTIFLICGFSIMFICGYFLLKLFLRPMRDSLHLLDRFIKDTTHELNTPISAIITNIEMIDIASLEDVKLQKKLKRIDTGAKTVSNIYQDLTYLALKNKIISKNEDLDLSKIVLNRIDYFKTLADVKKISFIKNINSGVKIFCDEKKIGKVVDNLLSNAIKYNKISGSIEVILENKKLIIKDSGKGIQKDKIPAMFERYARFDKSVGGFGIGLNIVYMITKEYNIDIKIKSELNIGTQMELTW, encoded by the coding sequence TTGACACTATATAGTGTACTTTGTATTGTAATTTTATTGTTTATATCATTTTTATATTACAATTTCAAAAAAGATTTGATGCTTCAAAACAAAAGATTGATTTTGCAAGAGTACTCAAATGATTTAATTTCAAGATTAAAAGATCTTCACATAAATTTTGATAAATACAAATTTTATCCAAGGGATGAGAGATTTAATTCTGCTATTTATGATAGTGACAGAAATCTTATTTTCTCAACACTTATTTCCCCAAAAGTAAAGCTTGATGAGATAACTTATACTACAAATAACTATATTCACTATATAAAAGAACCTGAGTCGTACTATTTAGGAGCTAAATATGTACTTCTTGAAATACCAGAAGATAAAGCTTGGATAAATGATGTTAGAAATAAAGTAACTATTTTCTTGATTTGTGGTTTTTCTATTATGTTTATTTGTGGATACTTTCTATTAAAACTATTTTTAAGACCTATGCGAGATTCTCTTCATCTTTTGGATAGGTTTATAAAAGATACAACACATGAGTTAAATACGCCTATAAGCGCTATTATCACAAATATAGAGATGATAGATATTGCAAGTTTAGAAGATGTGAAATTACAAAAGAAACTAAAAAGAATAGATACAGGAGCCAAAACAGTCTCAAATATTTATCAAGATTTAACATATTTGGCACTAAAGAATAAAATTATTTCAAAAAATGAAGATTTGGATTTATCAAAAATAGTTTTAAATCGAATTGATTATTTTAAAACTTTAGCTGATGTCAAAAAAATATCTTTTATAAAAAATATAAATTCTGGTGTAAAAATTTTTTGTGATGAAAAAAAGATAGGGAAAGTAGTAGACAATCTTTTATCAAATGCTATAAAATATAATAAAATTAGTGGATCTATAGAAGTGATTCTTGAAAATAAGAAACTAATAATAAAAGATAGTGGAAAAGGAATTCAAAAAGATAAAATACCAGCTATGTTTGAAAGATATGCTAGGTTTGATAAAAGTGTAGGTGGTTTTGGAATAGGGCTAAATATAGTTTATATGATAACAAAAGAGTATAATATAGATATAAAAATAAAATCAGAACTTAATATTGGAACTCAAATGGAGCTTACATGGTAA
- a CDS encoding HU family DNA-binding protein, whose translation MNKAEFIDAVATKAGLSKKDAKCAVDSVLETITETLVKNESVSFIGFGTFSTAARAARTAKVPGTDRTVDVKATTVAKFKVGKALKEAVAK comes from the coding sequence ATGAACAAAGCTGAATTTATCGACGCAGTAGCAACAAAAGCTGGATTATCTAAAAAAGACGCAAAATGTGCAGTTGATTCTGTATTAGAAACTATTACTGAGACTTTAGTAAAAAATGAATCTGTAAGTTTCATAGGATTCGGAACATTCTCTACAGCTGCTAGAGCTGCTAGAACTGCAAAAGTGCCTGGTACAGATAGAACTGTTGATGTTAAAGCTACTACTGTAGCTAAATTTAAAGTTGGTAAAGCTTTAAAAGAGGCTGTTGCTAAATAA
- the rsmH gene encoding 16S rRNA (cytosine(1402)-N(4))-methyltransferase RsmH has translation MNIPHIPVLYKETLGVFENIDSGYIIDCTLGYAGHSEGLLKQNSNVKLICNDQDNEALEFSKKRLEPFLNRATFNKGNFETVLNSFKEYDIRGILADIGVSSLQLDKEDRGFGFDSESLDMRMNQEQSLDASVVVNTYSQSELERVFKECGEVKEYKKVASLIVNNRPFTSAKELSTFIAKNMHKGKLHAATLPFQGIRIEVNDELGVLERLFDSIEELKPKNCLIAIISFHSLEDRIVKNYFKKWSKNCICPSDVMRCTCGNDNALGKIITKKPIIPTNEEIKVNPRSRSSKLRVFKFD, from the coding sequence ATGAATATCCCACATATCCCAGTATTGTATAAAGAGACACTAGGAGTCTTCGAAAATATTGATTCTGGGTATATAATAGATTGTACTTTAGGATATGCTGGACATTCAGAAGGGCTTTTAAAACAAAATTCTAATGTGAAGTTAATATGTAATGACCAAGACAATGAAGCTTTAGAGTTTTCTAAAAAGAGATTAGAGCCTTTTTTAAATAGGGCAACTTTTAATAAAGGAAATTTTGAAACGGTTTTGAATAGTTTTAAAGAGTATGATATTAGAGGAATATTAGCAGATATTGGAGTTTCATCTTTACAATTAGATAAAGAAGATAGGGGATTTGGTTTTGATAGTGAATCTTTAGATATGAGGATGAATCAAGAACAATCTTTAGATGCTTCAGTTGTAGTAAACACTTACTCTCAAAGTGAGTTAGAGAGAGTTTTTAAAGAGTGTGGAGAAGTTAAAGAGTATAAAAAAGTAGCTTCTTTAATCGTAAATAATAGACCCTTTACTAGTGCAAAAGAGTTATCAACTTTTATAGCAAAAAATATGCATAAAGGTAAGCTTCATGCTGCAACTCTTCCTTTTCAGGGTATTAGAATAGAAGTAAATGACGAATTAGGAGTCTTAGAAAGACTTTTTGATTCAATAGAAGAGCTAAAGCCAAAGAACTGTTTGATAGCAATAATCTCTTTTCACTCTTTAGAAGATAGAATCGTAAAAAATTACTTTAAAAAATGGAGCAAAAACTGCATTTGTCCAAGTGATGTTATGCGTTGTACTTGTGGAAATGATAATGCTTTAGGGAAAATCATTACTAAAAAACCTATAATTCCAACAAATGAAGAGATAAAAGTCAATCCAAGAAGTAGAAGTTCAAAATTGAGGGTTTTTAAATTTGATTAA